The DNA segment CATAAAAAGAATCGACAGCAAATACCAATACAATTCAAATGGCTATCCAACAGAAATTGTTTCAGAAAACATGGTGTTTGGCGGTTCTGATTCCAACCATTTAAAATCGCAATTATTCTACAATTAGTTCTATTTTTGTAAAAAATAATAGATGCAGTTTAGAACTAAAATTTCCATTCCCAAAAACGACAATCCAATAGATTACAATTCGAAAATGGTGTCTTTGGGTTCTTGTTTTGCCGTGAACATGGCCGAGAAATTAGATTATTTCAAGTTCCAAAACACCTGCAATCCGTTCGGGATTTTATTTCATCCATTGGCAATAGAAAAATTGGTTGATTTTGCCGTTTCCGGAAAACAATTTACGGAAGAAGACGTTTTTTTTTACAACGAACGTTGGCATTCTTTCGACCTGCATTCGGATTGCAGTAATTCCAGCAAGGAGGAATTAATCGCTAATTTGAATGCCATTGTAAAATCAACTCGCCAACAAATAAGCGAGGCAACCCACATCATCATCACTTACGGAACTTCTTGGGTATATAGAAACATTGATGCAAATCAAATTGTTGCCAATTGTCATAAAGTACCCCAAAAGCAATTTGGCAAAGAAATCTTGTCGGTTGCAATTATCGAAAATTCGATTCAAAACACAATCGATTTAATCCAAAAAATCAATCCAAAAGCGAATATTATTTTCACGGTTTCGCCCGTTCGCCACCTCAAAGACGGCTATGTGGAAAATCAATTGAGTAAATCGCATTTGATTTCTGCTTTGCATTCTTCCAGCTTCCAACTTCCAACTTCAAGCTATTTCCCTTCCTACGAAATCATGATGGACGAACTTCGCGACTATCGATTTTATGCCGAAGACATGATTCATCCCAATCAGGTAGCGATAGATTATATTTGGGAACGATTTTCCGAAACCTCTATTTCTGAAGAAAGTCATTCGGTTATGAAAGAAGTCGAAACCATTCAAAAAGGATTGCAGCACCGTCCCTTTAATCCAAATTCCGAAAGTCACCAGCAATTTTTATCGAAACTTCAAGATAAAATGGCTAAATTAGTATCGCAATATTCATTTATGAAATTTTAATTATGCAAAGAAGAATTTTATTGGCAGCGGGAATCATGGTGGCAATCATCTTGCTTTTCAAATTCTGTGATTTCAAAAAAGAAGACGATTCCACCTTGGAATACAACACCAATCTCATCCAGCAACAAATAGTCAATGTGGGAAAATTGGTCGTTACCGAAGGACATTTTGCCGAAGTGGTTACCTATAAAGATCAGGACAAATACCTGATGGACATGGTTTCTTTCGAAAAGAAAGCCATCGTAATTGTCAATGCCGATGTAACGGTAGCCTACGATTTACACCAAATGAAATACGACATCGACGAAAAAAACAAGACCATCACTATCGTGAATATCCCAAAAGAAGAGATAAAAATAAGCCCGGACATTAAATATTATGATGTGGAGCAAAGCCAAATGAATCCTTTTACGGGAGATGATTACAACAAAATAAACAAAATCGTCCGAGCCAATTTGGCCAAGAAAATTGAAAAATCTTCCCTGAAAACCAACGCCAAAAACCGATTGATTTCGGAACTTTCGAAAATGCTGATTCTGACCAATACTATGGGGTGGACTCTTAAATACGAAGGCGAAATTATAGAAAAAGAAGCTGATTTTAATCAAAAAATGAAAGGGTAAAAATCTTCTTTTAATGCAAAAAGCCACATCTTTTGAGGATGTAGCTGACACTATCCCAAAAAGTGTGTAAGTTTAAAAATATAGGGGTTTGATTTTTTAATTAAAGTTGAACCCTTTTTTCAAATATAGTTAAGAACTGGTTGAGGATTAATCCCCAGTTTTGGATTGGCATCGACCATTTTTTGGTTGCCTCTCTCAAAGCCAAATATACAGATTTTAAAACAGCTTCATCCGTTGGGAATGATAATTTGTTTTTAGTGTATTTTCTGATTTTACCATTGAGGTTTTCGATTAAATTTGTGGTGTAAATTATCTTTCTGATTTCTACTGGAAAGTCAAAGAATACGGTAAGTTCCTCCCAATTTTCTTCCCAGGATTTAATCGCATAAGGATATTTATTATTCCATTTTTTAGAAAAATCTCCCAGAGATGCTTTAGCAGCTTCTTTAGTTGGAGCATTGTAAATAAGCTTCATATCTGCCGAAAATTCCTTTTTATCTTTCCAAACCACATAACGAGCTGAGTTTCTAATTTGATGTACTACACAGATTTGGGTTTGTGATTCTGGGAATACATTTTTGATAGTTTGCGTAAAACCATTTAGATTGTCAGTAGCAGTAATTAGTATATCTTCAACTCCTCTAGCTTTTAAATCTGTTAAAACGCCAAGCCAGAAACTAGCACTTTCATTCTTTCCTAGCCACATTCCAAGGACTTCTTTTTTACCTTCTCTATTAAGTCCAACGGCTAAATAGATGGTTTTATTGACTATTTTTGAGTTTTCTCTAACTTTAAAAACAATTCCGTCCATCCAGACTATCAGATAAACAGCCTCTAAAGGTCGGTTTTGCCAAGCAATAATATCACTCGAAACCGTGTCGGTTATCCTAGAAATAGTACTAGTGGAAACCTCAAAATTATAAACTTCTCTTATTTGTTCTTCGATGTCGCTATTGCTCATTCCTTTGGCATAGAGAGAGATTATTACGTTCTCTAAACCATCGAGCATATTTTGCCTTTTGGGCACAATTAAAGGGTTAAATGAGGCTTCTCGATCTCTGGGAACTTGAATCTGAGATTCGCCAAATGAGGTTTTTATTTTCTTGTTAGAAAAACCATTACGAGCATTGGATTTTGTAGTTTTCTCGTGCTTATCATAGCCTAAATGGGCGTCTAATTCGCCTTCGAGCATTTTCTCTATTCCTCGCTTTTGTAGTTGGGCTAAGAAGCCATAAAGGTCTTCGCCTGTTTTGAATTGCTTCAAAAATTCATCGGATAATAAATCTTCCTTTTTCATAAAATGTGTAAAATATTAAAATTAAGTAAAAAAAGTATTAGGGTTTGCACAAACCCTAATACTTTTTTTACTTACACACTTTATAGGATACTACCATGTAGCTTTTTGATTTGTTTTGCCTGCTCGACTTTGTGGGTGCGAAGTCAGGAGACATTCGCACAGCACGATCCTGTGTTTTAAGGTTGTTTATTCTTTATGAATACTTCTAGCAGCCAGGAATCTTTATGTATCACACTAATTTAAGATATTTATTGCTTGCTATGGTGATGACAATTACTCTCATCGTTTATCATTATGTTTTGTTTTTGTAAAACATTGACAATCATAAAGTTTTTATGTGAATAACTATTTATATTTAATTTTCCAATTAATTTTTTCAAGATCTTCAATTGAATATAAATATTTTTTGTTGTAAATATTTTTCTTTAAAATATTTGCCATACCATACTTAATGATGCTATCTTCTTTAATAATATAAATTCTTATTTTTCCGTCTTCGCAAGATTTAAAATACTGCTCCCATCGGATTCTAACTGGATTTATTGTTCCGAAATTATTTGTTTTGACGTCTGCTCCCGAGTCACTTTCTGTTATTGCAGACATTTTATTCATATCCTTTTTAGATATAAATGAAATTATATTTTGATTTGAGTGATTTTCAATATATATAAATCTATTTTCTGTAATATCACATGAAAGTAAAATTGCAATAATTGTTATTGTTAAAATATATTTTTTCATCAATTATGATTTATAATGGGTATGTAATTTTCTATTATCTTATGAATCGATAATTAGTTTTCCCCAGCTGGTGTAGCTTTTTGATTTGTTTTGCCTGCTCGACTTTGTGGGGGCGAAGTCGGAGACATTCGCCCAGCCCGACCTTGTTTTTTAAGGCAATTTATTTTTTCAAAACTGGAGGATATTGCATTAAAATTTTGGACACAAATTCATTGATGACGGCTTCTTTTTGAGAGCGATCTTGGGTCAAATATCCCACTCCTTCGCCTTGCCAAACCAGCTCATTTCTCTTGGTGTCAACAAAATCTATAAATAAAGTTCCCTCAGTCGAAGTGCTTACATAAGGGTAGCCGTATCCACCCCAGTAATAAGGATAATAGCCTCTATAGCCCCAATAGGGGTATCCATAACCCCAGCCATAGCCCCAACCGCCATAATAACTGGATACATCTACTTGTTCTTTTTCTTTGGTAAATATGCCTACCAATAAATCAGGATTATCACTTTTGGTCATTCCTTTTTTGCCAAGTTCCGTTTCGATGGCATTAAGAATCCTTTTCTTGTCGAGGGTTGAAATTTGTACTTTGTCAATGGCATTTTTATTGAAAGCATAAGTCCTGTATTGACTAAAATCCACACTTTTGTCAAAATCAGAATATACGCTAATCGAGGATCCACAAGAACTCAATATAAAAAGTAATAGAACGGGGATAAATTTAATTGCTTTCATATTCTTAAATTTTAAAAGTTTTCAAGTTTGTTTACAAACCAATTTTTCAAAATAACAATGCTCAAACTAAAATAAATGTTCGTCAACTATATTTGGAATGGTCACTTTCAACAAAGGTTGTATTTCCATTGCTCTTTTTATGGCAAAAATGGCGCCTTCGTTACGAGCCCAACTTCTTCTGGAAATTCCGTTGTTGACATCCCAGAAAAGCATTGATTCTATGCGCTTTGACGCTTCTTTTGTACCATCAAGAACCATACCAAAACCACCGTTTATAACTTCGCCCCAACCGACACCGCCGCCATTGTGGATGGAGACCCAAGTGGCTCCCCGAAAACTGTCGCCAATCACGTTTTGTATTGCCATATCGGCAGTAAAACGGGAGCCGTCATAGATATTCGAGGTTTCTCTATAAGGGGAATCCGTACCCGAAACATCGTGATGATCGCGACCCAAAACGACCATTCCTATTTCGTCTTTGGCAATGGCCTGATTAAAAGCTCCTGCAATTTTCATTCTTCCTTCGGCATCGGCATACAGGATTCGGGCTTGCGAACCCACGACCAATTTATTTTCCTGAGCGCCTTTTATCCAATGGATGTTGTCCTGCATTTGTTGTTGGATTTCGGCTGGAGCCGACTTTGCCATTATTTCTAAAACCTTGCAGGCAATCGCATCTGTTTTTTGCAAATCGTCTGGATTTCCGGAGGTGCAAACCCATCTAAAAGGACCAAATCCATAATCAAAACACATGGGACCCATAATATCCTGGACATAACTCGGATACCTGAAATCGACATGGTTTTCGGCCATCACGTCGGCACCGGCACGGGAAGCTTCCAGCAAAAAAGCATTTCCATAATCGAAAAAATAGGTTCCATTTGCGGTGTGTTTATTGATGGCGGTGGTGTGACGTCGCAAGGTTTCTTGCACTTTTTCCTTGAATAATTCGGGATTGTTGGCCATCATTTTATTGGCTTCTTCAAACGAAATATCCACGGGATAATAACCGCCAGCCCAGGGATTGTGTAATGAAGTTTGGTCGGAACCCAAGTCGATATAAATATTTTCGTCGTAGAATTTTTCCCAGACATCCACAACGTTTCCCAAATAACCTATGGAAACTATTTCTTTATTGGCCTTCGCCAAAGCCACTCTTTTGACCAATTCATCGATGTCCTCAATGACTTCGTTGATCCAGCCTTGACTGTGGCGAATGTGCGTGATTTTTGGATTTACCTCGGCACAAACCGTGATGCAGCCGGCAATATTTCCGGCTTTTGGTTGCGCTCCACTCATTCCGCCCAATCCTGAAGTGACGAATAATCCGCCTTTGGGTTTGGTTTTAATTTTCCTGAAACCATTCAAAACCGTAATGGTGGTGCCGTGGACAATGCCTTGCGGACCAATGTACATATAACTTCCCGCAGTCATTTGTCCGTACTGTGACACGCCAAGCGCATTGAATTTCTCCCAATCGTCGGGTTTCGAATAGTTGGGAATGACCATTCCATTGGTTACCACAACTCGCGGTGCTTCTTTGTGCGAAGGAAATAACCCCATTGGATGGCCGGAATAGATTGTGAGGGTTTGTCCCTCTGTCATTTCAGACAAATACTGCATCGTCAATAAATACTGCGCCCAGTTCTGGAAAACGGCTCCATTTCCGCCATAAGTGATCAGCTCATGTGGATGTTGCGCCACGGCATAATCCAGATTGTTTTGGATCATGAGCATGATGGCTTTTGCTTGTTCGCATTTTCCGGGATAATCCGAAATGGGGCGGGCATACATTTTATAATCGGGGCGAAAACGGTACATGTAAATCCTGCCGTAAGTGTTCAATTCTTCGGCAAATTCCTTGATCAATTCCGCATGATGTTGCGGTTCAAAATAACGAAGCGCATTGCGAAGTGCCAATTTTTTCTCCTCCGCCGACAGAATATCTTTTCGTTTTGGCGGATGATTTATGGCTGATTCATACGGTTTTGGTTTGGGCAATTGGGATGGAATTCCTTGCTGAATTTGTTCTTGGAAAGTCATTTTGGTTTGTTTTTTGAGTTTATGCAAACTGAAAACTGCGACTGAACACTATTTTTTTATTTCCCCCGTTTTTTTGTCAAATCCATAAGGGCAATGGCGACAGCCGCTTTTACAGCAAAACCCTTTTTTTAGATGGTACTTTTCGGTGAAGCATTTGTAACCTTCAGGCGTATAATAAAAATCTTCGCCTTCGATTAATTTAATTTCATTACTTTGTTCGTTCATATTACAAATTTATACACTTTATAACCAATGTTTTTAATTGCAGCCAAATATTTAATCCCGAAAGGCTATCGAGGATTGGCCTTGTTTCCGTTTGTGTTTGTAAAATATGCATTGGATAAAAATAATCCGGTTTTTATAAATCACGAACGTATTCATCTCAGGCAACAATTAGAATTGTTGGTTGTTCCTTTTTTTGCATGGTATTTTCTTGAATTTTTGGTTCGGTTCATCCAGTATAAAAGTTGGAATTTGGCTTATCGAAATATCAGTTTTGAACGAGAGGCTTATTCAAATGAAAAAGACCTAGGCTATTTGAAGCGAAGGTCTTTTTGGAGATTTTTGAAATATATTTTTTGAAGAAGTTATTCAATTACAAAATAGGAAAAACTAGGATTTGCCGTGGTATCCCCCTTGAAACTAATATCAAAAGTACTTGTAGTAACATTACTTACCCAAGCTTTGTAATCTTGGGCAGCATCGTTTGCAAGTGTGAGCATTACTATGGGCGCACTGTTATATGCAACGTTGAAGTTGACTGTTAAGGTAACTTTGTTTGAATTTGTGGGTGTGCCAGTAATATTTATTAATCCTTTAATGTCCGTGGAATAACTTGCAAAGCTAGCGCTAGTTATTCCATTTGGAGTTGTAAGGGCTATCGTTGGGGCAGCAGTTTGTTCACTTTTGATATGTCCGTCTTTTAGGTGGAGCAATGTGGTGGGAGTAGTTGTTCCTAATCCAACCTTTCCGCTTCCTGTCCATGATAAAACATGAGTTCCTAAAAATTTCGGATCTGTGCCATAACCTAAGGACCATATATCTTGGGATGGGTTCGAAATAAAACCATAATTGTCTCCATCTGAATTCATGATAAATTCATTTTTTCCTTTGTTGTTGGCATAAATATTTCCAGTGACGTCTAAGGTAGCCAAAGGGTTGGTATTGCCGATTGCCAGTTCCCCAGTTGGGGTTACTCTCATCCATTCCGTACCACTGGTTTTGAATACGAGGGGTTGGGCGTCAGTTGTTCCTATGAAATTTGTTCCAGCAGTTGTTCCTGAATTTCCAGAAAGCGACCAGCTGGGAGAAGTTATCAAACGCGTCCATACAGTTCCGTTCCAAAAATAATAGCCTGGAGTTACATCTCCAGCGGTATTGGTGTTGTAAACTAAAGTTCCAGATAATGGCGATCCACTGTCTTGTGGATTTACTACTGGAGCCGATGTTGTGGTTAATGTTAGGGCTACTTGTGGAGCTACAAATCCATTTGTGCTGGAATTGATTTCGAGTGCGCCTCTTGGAGTTGTGGTTCCGATTCCTACCTGTGCTGATGAGTCAATACCCATTATTAACATAAATAGACAAAAAGGCAATAGGGTAATTTTTTTCATAATTAATTAGGCTATGATAAATAGTGTATGCTTTGTTGCAACTAAGTTAAGATATATTTTTTTAAAAAAATGATTTTTTTTGGATTATCGGTAATTTTGTTCGGTAAACGGCATATATTTATTACAATTGACATATATGTCTTACAAAAAAATTGAAAATTGACTTAGGTTTAATTTAATTAAGATAAAAACATCCTTTATTGTAATTTCCTTTTCTTGGTAGAATTTTAATTTTGTTAAAAGAAGTGGGGTGTTTATAGATATATAATTTATTTTAAAATACGCAAACGACTGTTTATTAGTGGTTTGAGTTTTTTTATACTCAAGGTTTTATAATAATTAAGATAATCTGGGGCAATAAAATTTGATCATTCAATATGGTGTCAAGCAAACTTAATATATGGTTCAAAATGGAATCTTTTTCTTCATCCTGACGATTAAACCACCTAGTCTTTTATGTAGTATTATGCTTAGTAAAATAATTAAAAACGCACTTAATCGATAAAAAATGCACTTAAATGATTTTTTTTCATAAAAAAGAATTAAATTTAATTTTGATTTCGAATATTTTAAAGCCAATAATATTTAAGATATTCGAGAAATAATTATTAACACATTTTTTAGCTATGAAATCAAAAATACTATCAAAAACATTCGTGATTGCCGCAGGATTTTTATTTTGTCTTCAAGCATATTCCCAAGGTATGTATGTTAAAGCCGATACTTATATTTGTGCAAGCAATCAATATGTTTACGTAAAAAATGATATAGAGTTAAATGCTGCTACCAGCAACTTCTATTTAAGAAAAGGGGGGCAATTATTGCAGGGAACTACTGGAGCAGGAGCTAACAAAGGAATTGGGAGTTTGTCAGTTTTTCAGGAAGGAACTGTTAATAATTATCAATACAATTATTGGTGTTCACCAGTTGGAAATGTTGAATCGGCTACTAGTGTGAACAATCCTTTTGGGATTAAACAATTAGGAAGACCTACAACTGCAACAGCTACTACAATGGCTACTCTTTTAGCGTCGACTTCTTATGATGGTACGGCTTCTCCTTTAGCAATTGCACCTTTTTGGGTTTATAAGTTTATCAACACAAGTAGTTATTCAGATTGGATTAAAGTGGGTTCGACCACCACCTTGGCAGCAGGTGAAGGTTTTACCATGAAGGGTACTTCCGGAACAGATACGACAACAATCGATGGAGTTCAAAATAATCCCGATGGAAATCATCAGCGTTACGATTTTAGGGGAAAACCCAATGACGGGACCATCAATATTCCTGTTTTGGCTGGAGAATTGGTATTGACAGGAAATCCATATCCTTCTGCAATTAATTTGCAAGCTTTTTTGGTCGGAGAATTAAATTGTACGGGAACTGCCTATTTCTGGGAACAGGATAAAATGGCAAACTCTCATTATATCGCTGATTATAAAGGAGGATACGGTACTTATACCCAGGCAAACATCTATGCTCCAGCCATATTCTATTCTTATGATGGGTCGGGTAATGAAGTCTCAACTATAGGCAGTTCAGGATATTCTTATGAAAGAAAATATTCTCCTATTGGTCAAGGTTTTTTGATTGAAGGGACTGCGAATGGAAATGTCCAAATGAAAAACAGTTACCGAGTTTTTGTCAAAGAAGGAGCTGCAAATAGTTCAGAATTCGAGAGAACATCAAGCAACAAAAAAAGTGCTGCCGATACACCACAAATTCGGTTCAACACTTTATTGGATAATGGGCCGATTAGCCAGATAGTATTGGCTTTTGACCCTCTATCAACCGATGGTGTCGATCGATATGATGGAGGATCTCCAAATGATGGTCCTGCCAATAATTACTTTGTAATCAATAATAGTGAATATGTAATAAATGTTCTTCCATTTGATATTGACAAGAAGATTCCAATTGGGTTTAGAAATTATGCTCAAGCCAATTATAAAATCACGGTCAACCAAATATTGAATGTTCCCGAAGTTACCAATGTTTATTTGCACGATAAAACAACCAATCAATATTATGATATTAAAAACAGTGTCTATGATTTGACATTGCCTGCCGGAACTTATTATACACAATATGAAATCACTTTTAAAAACGGTACTTTAGGAGTCGATGATTTGGAAAGTCAAAGATTTTTGGTGCAACAAGATAATGTAAATAAAAGTTTGGTAATCAATAATCCACAGCAATTAGAATTGGCTAATTGTAGCTTATACGATGTAGTGGGAAGGTTGATTTTTAGTAAAAACAAATTAGGAACCAATTCCTCTTATTCATTTTCAACGGCAGATTTAAGCAATGGAATTTATATTGTAAAGTTGACCACAAATGACAAAGCGGAAATGGGAACAAAAATTATCGTAAATAACTAGCCAAAGAAGCACTATAAAAACCTGAACTTTTATCGAAATCTAATTGCAATAAAATCAGGGCGTTAGCTTTTAAAACTAGAGGGTTTTATTTAGTTTTATCAAATTATGCAATTGGCACACAGATGACACAGCTTATGCAGATTTGCACGGATTTTTATCTATTATTTGAATATCTGTGTAAAATTTGTTCCATCCGTGTCATCTGTGTGCTTTTATACACAACTTAAATAGCTTATCAGTAACCAAAATTTTAAAAGCGAATGCCCTGCAACAAACCCAAATAATACAATCATTTAGTGTTGTATATTTGCACCAAATACTATTTGTTTTGCGAGAAATTCTTACCCAAAAAATAAAATTGTCCACAAATAAAGTCTCTGTGTCCATAAGGCGTGAAGACCTCATTCACCCATTTATTTCCGGGAATAAATTTCGAAAATTGAAATACAACTTGATTCAGGCAAAAGCCGAAAACAAGGATGTCCTCCTCACTTTTGGAGGAGCATTTTCTAACCATATTGCCGCTGCCGCCTATGCTGGAAAACAATATGGATTCAAAACCATCGGAATTATTCGTGGAGATGAATTGAGGGAAAAAATTTCTGAAAACCCCACCTTGAAGTTTGCCCAAAATTGCGGAATGCAATTCAAATTCGTCACTCGTGAAGCCTATCGCCATAAAACCGAAGCTGATTTTTTGGAGCATTTAAAAGAAGAATTTGGTGATTTTTATCTTGTTCCCGAAGGAGGAACCAATGAATTTGCCGTCAAAGGTTGCGAAGAAATATTGACCAAAGAAGATGCTGAATTTGATTTTGTCTGTTGTGCCGTTGGAACTGGAGGAACAATTTCGGGTCTAATAAACAGTATTTTGCCACACCAAAAAGTTTTGGGGTTTCCATCCTTGAAAGGGGACTTTTTAAAAGAAGATATTCGTAAATTTGCCCGAAACCAGAACTGGGAAGTAATCACCGATTACCATTTTGGGGGGTACGGTAAAGTCAATCCGGAGTTAATCGCTTTCATCAACCAGTTTTTTGAAGAAAACAAAATTCCTTTGGATCCAGTTTATACGGGAAAGATGGTTTTTGGCGTTATGGATTTAATCCAAAAAGATTATTTTCCGGAAAATTCAAAAATTTTACTCATTCACACTGGCGGACTTCAGGGAATAGCAGGAATGAACATCAAATTAAAAAACAAACGTTTACCAACAATAGCCATAGATGTATAAAAAGATACTACTCCTAATCGTAATTTTAACCTTGATCGGTTGCAATACTTCCAAGTCGGTAATTGTAACCACAAAGGCAGGAAATTCAAAGTATAAAAAGACAACTTCCGCGGCGAACAAAAAGAACGAAACAACACAATCGGCCTCCAAAACGGTGGTGACTTCGGATTTGATAAACGGTTATGTGTTTCATTATAAAGACATAGCGATGAGCAACATGCGGAATTACGGCATTCCGGCGAGTATTATTTTGGCCCAAGGAATTTTGGAGTCGGCTGCCGGACAGAGTAAATTGGCATCAACGGCCAACAATCATTTCGGGATAAAATGCTACAAGGATTGGAAAGGAGAAACCACGAATCACGATGACGACGCCATCCAAGAATGTTTCAGAAAGTATAAAACCCCGCAAGAATCCTATCAAGATCATGCCGACATTCTCTCCAAAAGAACCCGGTATGCCACTTTATTTAGCTTGAAAAAAGGCGATTACAAAGCTTGGGCCAAAGGATTGAAAGCAGCCGGTTATGCCACGGATCCCAATTATCCAGAGAAATTGATTAATTATATCGAACGCTACCATTTGGATCAATACGACAACTTGGTTTTGGGCAAGGATTATGTTTTGGACAAAAGCCAAAATGCGCCAACGTCAACCAGGCCGGTTGCAAGCCGACAAGCCAATCAATACGAAGTCCAAAAAGGGGATACTTTGTATTCCATTTCCAAAAAATTCAATATTTCCATCGAAGAGTTAAAAAGACAAAACAATATTTTTGACAATGCCATTTCGATAGGGCAAACCATACTAATAAAATAAAGATTATGTTGTATCAAAGAAGCAGCCAGCTTTTTGCTGAAGCCGAAAAAGTAATTCCGGGTGGTGTAAATTCGCCTGTTCGTGCCTTCAAAGCCGTTGGAGGAACACCCATTTTTGTCAAAAGCGCCAAAGGAGCTTATTTATTCGACGAAGATGGAAACCAATTAATAGATTACATCAATTCTTGGGGGCCAATGATTTTGGGACATGCTTTCCAACCCGTTGTAGATGCCGTAATCGAAAAAGCTAAACTGGGTACTTCTTTCGGAATGCCGACGGAATTGGAAACCCAAATCGCAGCTTTGGCCGTTTCAATGGTGCCCAATATCGATAAAATCAGGTTTGTTAATTCTGGTACCGAAGCCTGTATGAGCGCGATTCGTTTGGCTCGTGGATTTACCAAAAAAGACAAGATAATAAAATTTGCCGGATGTTATCACGGACATTCCGATTCGTTTTTGATTCAAGCCGGAAGTGGAGCCATTACTTTTGGTTCACCAAATAGTCCAGGAGTTACTGCTGGAACAGCC comes from the Flavobacterium limnophilum genome and includes:
- a CDS encoding DUF4136 domain-containing protein; protein product: MKAIKFIPVLLLFILSSCGSSISVYSDFDKSVDFSQYRTYAFNKNAIDKVQISTLDKKRILNAIETELGKKGMTKSDNPDLLVGIFTKEKEQVDVSSYYGGWGYGWGYGYPYWGYRGYYPYYWGGYGYPYVSTSTEGTLFIDFVDTKRNELVWQGEGVGYLTQDRSQKEAVINEFVSKILMQYPPVLKK
- a CDS encoding GSCFA domain-containing protein — translated: MQFRTKISIPKNDNPIDYNSKMVSLGSCFAVNMAEKLDYFKFQNTCNPFGILFHPLAIEKLVDFAVSGKQFTEEDVFFYNERWHSFDLHSDCSNSSKEELIANLNAIVKSTRQQISEATHIIITYGTSWVYRNIDANQIVANCHKVPQKQFGKEILSVAIIENSIQNTIDLIQKINPKANIIFTVSPVRHLKDGYVENQLSKSHLISALHSSSFQLPTSSYFPSYEIMMDELRDYRFYAEDMIHPNQVAIDYIWERFSETSISEESHSVMKEVETIQKGLQHRPFNPNSESHQQFLSKLQDKMAKLVSQYSFMKF
- a CDS encoding DUF5522 domain-containing protein, with the protein product MNEQSNEIKLIEGEDFYYTPEGYKCFTEKYHLKKGFCCKSGCRHCPYGFDKKTGEIKK
- a CDS encoding urocanate hydratase; translation: MTFQEQIQQGIPSQLPKPKPYESAINHPPKRKDILSAEEKKLALRNALRYFEPQHHAELIKEFAEELNTYGRIYMYRFRPDYKMYARPISDYPGKCEQAKAIMLMIQNNLDYAVAQHPHELITYGGNGAVFQNWAQYLLTMQYLSEMTEGQTLTIYSGHPMGLFPSHKEAPRVVVTNGMVIPNYSKPDDWEKFNALGVSQYGQMTAGSYMYIGPQGIVHGTTITVLNGFRKIKTKPKGGLFVTSGLGGMSGAQPKAGNIAGCITVCAEVNPKITHIRHSQGWINEVIEDIDELVKRVALAKANKEIVSIGYLGNVVDVWEKFYDENIYIDLGSDQTSLHNPWAGGYYPVDISFEEANKMMANNPELFKEKVQETLRRHTTAINKHTANGTYFFDYGNAFLLEASRAGADVMAENHVDFRYPSYVQDIMGPMCFDYGFGPFRWVCTSGNPDDLQKTDAIACKVLEIMAKSAPAEIQQQMQDNIHWIKGAQENKLVVGSQARILYADAEGRMKIAGAFNQAIAKDEIGMVVLGRDHHDVSGTDSPYRETSNIYDGSRFTADMAIQNVIGDSFRGATWVSIHNGGGVGWGEVINGGFGMVLDGTKEASKRIESMLFWDVNNGISRRSWARNEGAIFAIKRAMEIQPLLKVTIPNIVDEHLF
- a CDS encoding H-type lectin domain-containing protein — encoded protein: MKKITLLPFCLFMLIMGIDSSAQVGIGTTTPRGALEINSSTNGFVAPQVALTLTTTSAPVVNPQDSGSPLSGTLVYNTNTAGDVTPGYYFWNGTVWTRLITSPSWSLSGNSGTTAGTNFIGTTDAQPLVFKTSGTEWMRVTPTGELAIGNTNPLATLDVTGNIYANNKGKNEFIMNSDGDNYGFISNPSQDIWSLGYGTDPKFLGTHVLSWTGSGKVGLGTTTPTTLLHLKDGHIKSEQTAAPTIALTTPNGITSASFASYSTDIKGLINITGTPTNSNKVTLTVNFNVAYNSAPIVMLTLANDAAQDYKAWVSNVTTSTFDISFKGDTTANPSFSYFVIE
- a CDS encoding IS256 family transposase, with the translated sequence MKKEDLLSDEFLKQFKTGEDLYGFLAQLQKRGIEKMLEGELDAHLGYDKHEKTTKSNARNGFSNKKIKTSFGESQIQVPRDREASFNPLIVPKRQNMLDGLENVIISLYAKGMSNSDIEEQIREVYNFEVSTSTISRITDTVSSDIIAWQNRPLEAVYLIVWMDGIVFKVRENSKIVNKTIYLAVGLNREGKKEVLGMWLGKNESASFWLGVLTDLKARGVEDILITATDNLNGFTQTIKNVFPESQTQICVVHQIRNSARYVVWKDKKEFSADMKLIYNAPTKEAAKASLGDFSKKWNNKYPYAIKSWEENWEELTVFFDFPVEIRKIIYTTNLIENLNGKIRKYTKNKLSFPTDEAVLKSVYLALREATKKWSMPIQNWGLILNQFLTIFEKRVQL
- a CDS encoding DUF4230 domain-containing protein, with product MQRRILLAAGIMVAIILLFKFCDFKKEDDSTLEYNTNLIQQQIVNVGKLVVTEGHFAEVVTYKDQDKYLMDMVSFEKKAIVIVNADVTVAYDLHQMKYDIDEKNKTITIVNIPKEEIKISPDIKYYDVEQSQMNPFTGDDYNKINKIVRANLAKKIEKSSLKTNAKNRLISELSKMLILTNTMGWTLKYEGEIIEKEADFNQKMKG